A single region of the Marmota flaviventris isolate mMarFla1 chromosome 10, mMarFla1.hap1, whole genome shotgun sequence genome encodes:
- the Tnfaip8l2 gene encoding tumor necrosis factor alpha-induced protein 8-like protein 2, producing MESFSSKSLALQAEKKLLSKMAGRSVVHLFIDETSSEVLDELYRVSKEYTHSRPQAQRVIKDLIKVAVKVAVLHRNGSFGPSELDLATRFRQKLRQGAMTALSFGEVDFTFEAAVLASLLTECRDTLLELVQHHLTPKSQGRIRHVFDHFSDPGLLTALYGPGFTQHLGKICDGLRKLLDEGKL from the coding sequence ATGGAGTCCTTCAGCTCAAAGAGTCTGGCACTGCAAGCGGAGAAGAAACTACTAAGTAAGATGGCAGGTCGGTCTGTGGTTCACCTCTTCATTGATGAGACAAGCAGCGAGGTGCTAGACGAGCTGTACCGTGTGTCCAAAGAGTACACGCACAGTCGGCCCCAGGCCCAGCGGGTTATCAAGGACCTGATCAAGGTGGCTGTCAAGGTGGCTGTGCTGCACCGCAATGGCAGCTTTGGCCCCAGCGAGCTGGACCTGGCTACCCGCTTTCGCCAGAAGCTGCGGCAGGGTGCCATGACAGCACTGAGCTTTGGCGAGGTGGACTTCACTTTCGAGGCTGCCGTGTTAGCAAGCCTGCTCACTGAGTGCCGAGACACGCTGCTGGAACTGGTGCAGCACCACCTCACACCCAAGTCACAGGGCCGCATTCGCCACGTGTTTGATCACTTCTCTGACCCAGGGCTGCTCACAGCCCTCTACGGGCCTGGCTTCACTCAGCACCTTGGCAAGATCTGCGATGGGCTCAGGAAGCTGCTGGATGAGGGGAAGCTCTGA